From the genome of Solibacillus sp. FSL H8-0538:
ATTATGATTACACACGCACCGGGACATATGTTTGTCAGTGATCAAAAGGATATTCAATTAAGCGTATTATAAATATGTTGTCTAAAAAAAACCTGTACCGCAAAATTGCGTTGCAGGTTTTTTTTGTGGATATGAAAGTATATCCTTCCCAACTAGATAAGTAAGGACATCAACTCGCCCTGTTATGGGCGAGTTGTGTCTTGTAATCTCTAAAATTAGTCGTAAATACATAAATTTACTATAATAAACGTAATAATTCTTTTTTTAGAAAAAAGATTATTCAAGAGGAAAAGGAGAGGGTCACATGGTTTTTAAAACAAATATTAAAGCACCAACAGGCAATAAACTTACGTGTAAAGGGTGGACACAGGAAGCTGCTATGCGTATGTTGATGAATAATTTAGACCCAGAAGTTGCAGAAAATCCAGATGAGCTTGTGGTATACGGCGGCATTGGCAAAGCAGCGCGTAACTGGGAAAGCTATGAAAAAATTATTGAAACGTTGAAAGTGCTAGAAAACGATGAAACAATGCTTGTGCAATCCGGTAAGCCGGTTGCTGTATTCCGCACACATGAACATGCACCGCGCATCCTCATTGCGAACTCCAACTTAGTACCAGCCTGGGCAAATTGGGACCATTTCTATGAATTAGAAGAACGCAATTTAATGATGTACGGTCAAATGACAGCGGGTAGCTGGATTTATATTGGCGCACAAGGCATTTTACAAGGGACATATTTAAGCTTTGTGGAAGCAGGGAAAAAAGTGTTCGGCTCACCAGACTTACGCGGCAAATTTATTTTAACTGGTGGTATGGGTGGTATGAGTGGTGCGCAGCCTCTTGCAGGAAAAATGGCCGGTGCGGTTATCCTTGTTGTGGAAGTAGACCGTGCGAAAATTGAACGCAAAATGAACGAAGGCTATTGTGATTATGTGTGTGACACTGTGGACGAGGCAATGGAGCTTGTCAATAAACTAACAGCAGCAAAAGAACCCGCATCAATTGGGGTTGTTGGCAACTGTGCGGACGTCAACCGCGAGCTGTTAAACCGCGGAATTACTCCAGATTTCGTGACAGACCAAACGAGTGCGCATGACCCGGTTAACGGCTATATTCCAAATGGCATGACACTTTCAGAAGCACTAGATTTGCGAAAATCAGATGTGAAAACATATGAGCGTCGTGCAAAAGAAACGATGGCTGAGCATGTGGGTACAATGCTAGAGTTCCAAGAGCGTGGAGCTGAAGTGTTCGATTACGGCAATAATATACGTGCTTATGCAAAAGAAATGGGCGTAGAAAATGCCTTTGATTTCCCGGGCTTTGTTCCAGCGTATATCCGACCATTATTCTGCGAGGGGAAAGGACCATTCCGCTGGGCAGCACTATCGGGGGACCCGGAGGATATTTATAAAACAGACGCACTAGCAAAGGAAATGTTTGCAGAAGATGTGAGTCTAGTAAACTGGATCGATATGGCGCAAAAAATGGTGAAGTGGCAAGGCTTACCGGCGCGTATTTGCTGGCTTGGCTACGGTGACCGTCACCGCTTTGCACATAAAGTTAACGAAATGGTTGCAAGCGGCCAACTAAAAGCACCCATCGTATTCGGGCGTGACCATTTAGATTCAGGCTCTGTTGCGTCACCAAATCGCGAAACAGAGGGCATGATGGATGGCTCGGATGCAGTATCAGATTGGCCATTACTCAATGCATTAGTCAATACGGCAGGCGGAGCGAGCTGGGTCAGTATTCATCACGGGGGCGGTGTCGGCATAGGATTCTCGCAGCATTCAGGTCAAGTTCTCGTTGCGGATGGCACACAGCTGGCGGCAGATAAAATTAATCGCGTCCTTATTTCAGATCCAGGGCTTGGCGTTGTTCGTCATGCGGATGCTGGCTATGATATTGCAATCCGCACAGCAAAAGAAAAAGGCGTTCATATGCCGATGCTAAAAGGATGAGTGCGATGACAATTTTAATTATTAACGCAAATGAAATCATTACGCTTAAAAGTGAAGTGAAAGGTCCGCGTATAAAAGAAGCGATGAGTGAGCTAGCCATTCTGAAGGGTGTGAGCGTTCTTTTAGAAGGTGACCGCATTGCCAGGATAGCTCCACTTGCAGACATTGAAGCGGAATGCCCAGAGTTAGTTGAACAGGCACAGGTCATTGATGCGACGGGTAAAATTGTGATGCCAGGGCTTGTTGATTGTCATACGCATTTAGTGCACGGCGGGACGCGGGAGCATGAGTTGAACATGCGCTTATCTGGTTTAACGTATATGGAAATTATGAACGCGGGTGGCGGCATTCACTACACCACAACGAAAACCCGCGAGGCGAGCTATGAAAAGCTGTACGAGAAAACATATGCGCATTTGAACGATTTTCTGCGCTACGGTGTGACAACAGTCGAAGCAAAATCCGGCTACGGCCTAGATTGGCAAACAGAGCGCAAGCAGCTAGAGGTGGCCAAAACTTTGCATAAAAATCATCACGTTGATATTGTTTCTACGTTTATGGGCGCTCATGCCGTTCCGAAAGAATACAAAGACAATGAAGATGCATTCGTGGATTTAGTTGTGGAGGAAATGTTGCCTAAAGTGGCGGAGCTAGGTCTTGCTGAATTTAATGATGTATTTTGTGAGCACGGCGTTTTTACACCGGAACAGTCGCGCCGCATTTTAGTTGCAGGCAAAAGACTTGGTTTAACACCCAAAATTCATGCAGATGAAATTGAGCCGTATGAAGGGGCAGAGTTAGCTGTAGAAGTGGGTGCTATTTCTGCAGAGCATTTACTTGTGGCATCTGATAAGGGCATTAAAGCAATGGCGAAAGCTGGAACAATTGCTGTGTTACTACCAGGAACCGCTTTCTTTTTACGCGCACCGTTTGCAAGAGGCCGTTTAATGGTCGATTCAGGCGTGCCTGTTGCCGTTTCAACGGACTTTAACCCAGGATCTTCGCCGACAATTAGCGTACCGTTCATACAAAATTTAGCGTGCATGAATATGGGCATGACAATGGAAGAAGTACTATGTGCCACAACAATTAATGCCGCTTACGCAATTAACCGCGGCGACGAAATTGGTTCGCTTGAGGTAGGGAAAAAAGCAGATATTCTTCTATTAAATGTACCGAACTATAAGCAACTGCAATATTTTTACGGCATGAATCATACAGACACCGTCATTAAAGCAGGCAAAGTTGTCGTGAGAGGTGGCATATTACTATGAGTGATTTTCTCGTAAAGCCTGCTACAACCTGGAACCGCGTGGAAGGGCAAGATCTAAAAGTGAAGGACTGGATTGTGCCAAGCTGGGAAGTGTCTGCGGCAACATGGGACGTGGTCATTACCGGCGTCCCACTTTCTCGTTCATCGATTAGTGCATCGGCCGCTTCGGAATTCCCGGAAGCATTTAGACGTAGTTGGTCGCTGTTTTCAACTTATTATTTTGATGAACATGTGGATTTCCGCTCACTTCGTGTAGCCGATTTAGGTGATGTGAAAATGCACGGTACCGATATTGTTCGATGCCATGCCAATATTGAAGCCGCCATGGTGGACGTGCTAAAGGCGCATCCCGATAGCTGTTATGTCAGTATTGGCGGCGATCATTCGATTACAGCGCCGGTTATTCGCGCGTTAGCTATGGAAACGGGTAAGCGTATCGGAATTTTGCAATTTGATACCCATTTAGATTTACGAGACGTCCAGGAGCATGGCCCGTCAAACGGCACGCCGATTCGTCAGCTTCTGGATGGGGGCATTGTGCGCGGTGAGGACGTGTACAACATTGGACTTCATGGTTTTTATAACGCACCAACCCTCATTGAGGCAGCGCGTCATTATGGAGTGAATATGATTTCATTGAAAGAATGTCGCCGCAATGGTGCAACGCGGCAAATTGCCGATGTAATGGCAGCGCTAGGTGAAAAAGTAGATTTTGTTTATGTCACAGTGGATATGGATGTGCTCGACATCGCATATGCACCGGGCGTTCCGGCATCCACTCCAGGCGGTATGCGCACCGATGAATTATTTGATCTTTTATTTGAGGTCGGCAAGTACGACTTTGTGCGCGCGGTGGACTTTGTGTGCATCGACCCACACCGAGATACTCAGGCGCAGACGACCGTAAAAGCCGTAACATACGCGTTTTTAACGATGATGGTTTCGAGGTATATACACTTATAATGAGGAAAGCTGCTGAATAATATTTTCAGTAGCTTTTTTTGTTGTGTTGATATAGTTTACTAATTCCTGCACAATTAATTAAAAGTATAGAGATTGGGGATACTCAAAATGGATCCATCAACACTAATTACAATGTTTTTCTTGGGGATTTTATTACTTATTATCCTTGCGATTGTATCGTATATATTTCGAAAGAATAAAAGAATCGCATTCAGTAGTGCAGCTTTTCTAGGTACTACCTACATACTTTTCTTTGCGTTACAGCCGATTGTTGAACGGCATGAACATGCAAATCGCTATGACACCTTAACGAGTTATTTGCAAAAAACATACCCCACATTGGAGTTTGAAATCCAGTCTAAAACATTAGAAGAAGGAATGTACCCATACGAATATTTCGTTTACGCAAACGATTATCGTTATCGTGGAGAAATATTTCGGGTTGATAGCGACGGAATAATCCATCAAAACTCTTACACGACGGAAAGTTATGCTGGCTATGATGAATTAGACACCCTTATCCAAATGCATGCAGCGAGTGAACCGTTTGATTATCTTTTAAACGTACCTGAATATAAACGAATCGCCTCTTATGAACAGGATGATTTTATTGCTTATGCGGTGGAAATGAATGGTGAAATAATGCTTTGGATAGTTGAAATTATCGACGGTCAATACTTTTTAGCGCAGGGCCTTACTGCGGATAATGGCAACAACTACATCAAAACGACTGTATCCACGAATCACGCCACACGGTATTCCGTTTTGTTGACTTTACCAGGTTTTGATGAAAATTCGTGGCAACAAGATTACGAAGCGGATCTTAATTTCACCCAACCGCCACCAAGTATATATGTTGTGGAATAAATATTCATTCTTATTGCAAATAACGTTGGAAATCAATTTCTCTCTACCTTAATGAAGCTCTAGTTATGTTTACTTTTCTTTTTCCTTTCTGTTGGTATAGGCTTATGAATAGATATTTAGGGAGTAGGTGATTTTTATGCGAACGATTTTAGTTGTCGATGATGATCTTCATATTTTGGAGTTAGTACGCTTACATTTAGTTTCTTGGAGTTATAAGGTGTTGACCGCAAATTCTGGTAAAGTGGCCTTAGCATTAATGGATGAGTCGATTGATTTAGCAATCGTGGATATGATGATGCCGGAATTAGATGGCTTGCAATTAACAACGGAATTAAAATCAGAGTGGGATTTACCGGTATTAATGCTGACGGCTAAAGGGGAATTAGATGATAAGCGAGAAGGGTTTATGGTAGGTGTTGATGATTACGTTGTAAAGCCGTTTGAACCTGAGGAGCTGTTATTTCGTGTACAGGCGATTTTGAGACGGTATGATAAACCAACAGAGCTGAAGATTGAGGTGGGAGATTTAAAGATTGATCGGAAAACGATGCAAATTGTTAAAGGTCAGATGAAATTACTTCTACCATTAAAGGAGTTTGAGTTACTCGCGATATTAGGGTCAAGACCAGGACAGGTTTTCGAACGAGGTTATTTAATGGAACAAGTATGGGGGTTTGAATATGAAAGGGATGAGACACTTAATACACATATTAAGCGTGTTCGAGAGCGTCTCTCTGCTTTACAGTCATCTGTTCAAATTCAAACAGTACGCGGGGTAGGATATCGATTAGAGGTTAAAGTATGAAAATAAAATCCTCTTTATATATAAAATATATTGTTGTTGCATTGTTTATCATGTTAATCAGCTCGATTATTGGATTTTTAGCAACGAATATGTATTACCATCGTATTGTGAAAGAGCAAAATGATTTAAAAAATGTCTCTATTGTAAGTGAAATGGCAGATTATATTACAAATCATTCGGAGCTCAATTTGCAGGAGCATCTAACAATGCTGGGGGATATGGGGTATCAGATCTATATAGTGAGTGAAAATGGGGATTCCAGTTTTTATGGTGGCGATTTTCGTTTAAAAGAGTTAGATAACCAAATAATTGAAGGTGTACTAGCTGGCGAGATTTTTCATGGTATGAGGGATTATCCAAGGCAGCTCTTTATTACAGGTTTTTTTGCGAATGATTTGCAAAACACAGCAGGAGTTTCTTTTTCATTTAAAGGTGTTCAATATGCGATGTTTATTCGACCGAATATTAGTTTCTTGTTTAGTGAAGCGCACATCCTCCTTGGAGGGGTTACGGTATTAGTGGCGATTATTAGTCTGCTTGCAATTTTAGTATCTGCATGGTATTTAGTTCGTCCGATTAAGGCATTAATAGTGGGGACTACTCGTATTGCTGCTGAAGACTATGATATAAGTATTCAAGTTAATCGTTCAGATGAGCTGGGTGCACTGGCGCATAGCTTTAATAAGATGGCGAAGCAACTTCAGGTGAATGAAGAGATACGTAAAACCTTTATTCGAAATGTGTCACATGATTTCCAATCTCCTTTACAAAATATTAGCGGATATGCATCTTTATTAAAAAATGAAAAGCTAGATATAGCCAGTCGTGAGCACTATGCTTCGATCATTGAAATTGAAACATTACGTTTATCTAGTTTAACAAAGCAACTATTATTATTAACTTCGCTCGATCAGTCGGCTACGCATGTCAAAAAGCAACCTGTCGTACTAAATGAGCAAATAGAAAACGCTGTCATGAAATACCAGTGGCTTCTTGAAAAAGAGGAGATTTCGATATGGCTTGATTTAGATGACATATCGGTTATGGGAGATGAGACGTTATTAGAGAATGTATGGGAAAACCTATTGACGAATGCCGTTAAATATAATAAAACTGGTGGCGAAATTCGATTATCCATTAAAACGAAACAAGATTATGTTGAAATAGTATTTGAGGATACTGGAATTGGGATTGCTGAAGAAGATTTATTACATGTATTTGAGCGATTTTATCGAGTAGATGCATCGCGTGCGACAAAAGGTACAGGGTTAGGTTTATCCATTGTAAAAGAAATTGTTACGCTTCATCATGGAGACGTACAAATAACAAGTAGACTTGGTCAGGGAACAAAAGTAATGGTGATGTTACCAAATTCGCCTCCCGTAGTTTAGATTGAGTTTAGATTTGTTTCATATACTGCCTTTATACAAAAGTATGGAGGTATTTTTTATGGAGAAAATTTGGAGTATTCGCCTTATTCGTTTGGCGGCTATCTTTGGTTTGTTAGGGGCAGTATTAGGTTCTGATATGTCGGGTTCAGGAAATTATCAATTTAAAGCAATTCACGCGCATATGTTAGTAGTTGGTTGGCTATCGGTATTTGCTTGGGGACTATTTTATAAAGTATATAAAGTAAAGATGAAAAAGCTTGTATCCTTCCATGGATGGACTGTTGTAATCGGCTCTATTGGTCTAACAGTGGGGATGCTTTTTTACAATATCAATCCATTTAACTTTAGTGAAGTAATAACACTTATTACGTTCATTGTCGGAGGCACTGTGTTACTGGTGAGCTTTGTGTTATTCATTGCCATCACGTTTTTATTAGAAAAGAGCGAGGCATAACGCGAATTGGTTGAAAGAGATAAAATTATGGCTAGGTAGTGTAGTTACCTAATTAGTTGTAACGAGTATTCAATTTGTTGTAGCGATCACATTAAAAGAACAAGCATCGTTAGTTACAAATATCAGTTTCCCACACAATGTACAATCAGTCGAAGGAGAGAAACTAGTTGGTATGTACTTCCCTTCAGATAAAGAAATACCTTTATTTGTCGTATTCTTCAAGGAGACGGCATGCATAAGACTAGTAGATTAAATTGATGTGATGCATTTCGGACTGGTGAAGCTTAAGCGTTTGGGCGAATTCATTTAACATCATTCTCTCAAAATATCCCTAAATTACTAGGCTTGATTCTACTTATTGTAGAGCCAAGCCTATTTTTATTTCCGATTAACTAAGTAAAGCCTAGTTAAAAGACAGCTCACCAGTCCAGGTTGACATACCTTCTGAAACATTCACAACTTTGTAGTCATTGGAGAAAAGGAGCGCGCTTGCTTGTTGGGAGCGATTACCGCTTTGGCAAATGACGAGATAAGGTTGTTCCTGATCGAGCTCGGTAAAATCAGTAGTCGTTAAGGAGGATAACGGTTTGTTTTGTGCGTTTGGAATATGACCTGCGTCAAATTCACTTGGCTCTCGCACATCTAACACAATATATCCTTGCTCTACGTAGTTTTCGATTTCACTAAGAGAAATCGTTTGAAAGGCTTCTTCCGATTGAGCGCAGCCCGTTAAAAATAGGAGTAGTGATAAAGCGATAATTAGGTTTTTCAAAAAAACACTTCCTTTCGAGATTTTTATGTTGACGTTTTACCCATGGGGGTATAATATGATGAGTGTAAGCAAGTTGTCAATGACTTGTGAATAAAGGAGTAAAAGAATATGAACTATGATGCAAAAGTGACGAATCGCTTAAAACGTATTGAGGGTCAACTACGTGCAGTCCTTCGCATGATGGAAGAAGATAAGGATTGTAAAGAGGTTATCACCCAGTTAAGCGCAATACGTTCAGGTGTCGATCGCACAATTGGTGTAATTGTAACAGACAATTTGCTCGAATGTATTAAAGAAGCAGATGGGGACGACCAGAAGATGAATCAAGTGGTTCAAGAAGCAATTAATTTAGTCGTGAAAAGTCGATAAGGCTTGCGACTATTTATTTTTAATTAAAATAATACCCATGCAGGTATAAAGGAGTTTGAAATGGAAAAGAAAAGAACAACGATTGTATTATTTAGTGGTGATTATGATAAGGCGATGGCAGCTTACATTATCGCAAATGGTGCAGCGGCATATGATCATGAGGTAACCATTTTTCATACGTTTTGGGGAATCAACGCATTACGTAAACAAGAGCAAGTACAAGTGAAAAAAGGCTTCCTAGAAAAAATGTTCGGTAAAATGATGCCTCGCGGTGCAGAACAGCTTGGCCTATCAAAAATGCAAATGATGGGCATGGGTCCGAAAATGATTAAGCATGTCATGAACAAGCATAATGCATTAACTTTAACACAGCTTATTGAAATGGCGCAGGAACAAGAAATTAAACTCGTTTCATGTACGATGACAATGGATTTACTTGGCCTTCAACAAGAAGAGTTACTAGACGGAGTTGAATACGCTGGCGTAGCTGCTTACTTAGCAGATGCGGAAAATGGTAACGTTAACTTATTCATATAAGGAGGACACTATGGAAACAGCAATCGTAATTGCGCTAGTCGCAGCATTCATCATTTGGCGCATGAAGCCATCAAAAGGAGTAAATCCTATTTCGACTGCACAACTAAAAAACGTTTTAAATGATAAAGATAAAGTATTTGTAGATGTTCGAACGCCAGGCGAATTCAAAGGGCGCAATATTAAGCAGTTTAAAAACATCCCCCTTGGCTCAGATTTTTCAAAGCTACCAAAGGATAAAGAAATTGTTGTTATTTGCCAAAGTGGTATGCGATCAAGTCAAGCGTGTAAACAATTAAAAAAATTGGGTTATGAAAAAGTGACAAATGTCCGTGGCGGCATGAGCGCGTATTAAAAGGAGAGAACATCATGAAGGAAGTTTCAACAACTGAAGTACAACAACGTCTTGAAAACGGCGAACAATTAAATTTAATTGATGTACGTGAAGTGGCTGAAGTGCAAGCGGGTCATATTCCAGGTATCACGAATATTCCACTAGGCTTAATCGAGTTCCGACTGCACGAATTAGATAAAAACAAACCATATACTATGGTTTGTCGCTCAGGCGGTCGTAGCGGTCAAGCAACAGCATTTCTACAAAGCCAAGGCTTCGACGCAACAAATATGGTTGGCGGTATGCTTGCTTGGGAAGGCGACGTACAGTAAGTCTATATTTTTTTGAATAAAATAATACCCTATACGGTATGGAGGTAAATACATGTTACAATCAGATGTTCAACTGGATGCAAAGGGGTTAGCTTGCCCGATGCCAATCGTGAAAACAAAAAAAGCAATGAATGACTTAGCAGATGGTCAAATTCTTGAAGTGCAAGCAACGGATAAAGGTTCAAAAGCAGATTTAGCTGCATGGGCAAGTACAGTGGGTCATCAATATATTGGCACAACAGAAGATGGGAATGTTCTATATCACTACATTCGTAAATGCGCGAATGATACACATGCGGAAAAAGTGTTTGAACAAACGATTGCTAATGAAGAAATTGCTGAACGCTTAGCGAAAGGTGGTTTACTTTTAGACGTTCGTGAAGCAGCAGAATTCGCTTTTGGTCATATTGAAGGTGCAAAATCGATTCCGATGGGTGATTTAGATGCACGGCTAGCAGAACTGAATAAAGAACAAGAAATCTATGTGGTTTGCCGCACAGGTAATCGTAGTGATTTAGCAGCACAAAAGCTAGCAAATGCTGGATTTACAAACATATATAACGTCCTACCCGGCATGACTGCATGGTCTGGCGAATTAACTAAACACGTATAATTTAAAACAATCGGAGGCAACAAGTATGTCTAATAAAGTAGCAATTATCGCAAGTAACGGTGGGGTATTTGACGCTTATAAAGTATTCAATATCGCAACGGCCGCAGCCGCTTCAGAAAAGGAAGTAGCAATCTTCTTCACATTTGAAGGCTTAAACTTAATTCACAAACAAGCAATGCAAGCATTACCAATGCCTGAAGGAAAAGAATTCATGGCTGAAGGTTTCGCGAAAGCAAACGTACCTGCAATTCCTCAATTAGTGGAAATGGCACAAGAATTAGGTGTGAAATTCATCGGTTGTCAAATGACAATGGACGTAATGGGCCTAACTACAGAGGATTTTGTAGATGGTATTGAAGTAGG
Proteins encoded in this window:
- the hutU gene encoding urocanate hydratase, with protein sequence MVFKTNIKAPTGNKLTCKGWTQEAAMRMLMNNLDPEVAENPDELVVYGGIGKAARNWESYEKIIETLKVLENDETMLVQSGKPVAVFRTHEHAPRILIANSNLVPAWANWDHFYELEERNLMMYGQMTAGSWIYIGAQGILQGTYLSFVEAGKKVFGSPDLRGKFILTGGMGGMSGAQPLAGKMAGAVILVVEVDRAKIERKMNEGYCDYVCDTVDEAMELVNKLTAAKEPASIGVVGNCADVNRELLNRGITPDFVTDQTSAHDPVNGYIPNGMTLSEALDLRKSDVKTYERRAKETMAEHVGTMLEFQERGAEVFDYGNNIRAYAKEMGVENAFDFPGFVPAYIRPLFCEGKGPFRWAALSGDPEDIYKTDALAKEMFAEDVSLVNWIDMAQKMVKWQGLPARICWLGYGDRHRFAHKVNEMVASGQLKAPIVFGRDHLDSGSVASPNRETEGMMDGSDAVSDWPLLNALVNTAGGASWVSIHHGGGVGIGFSQHSGQVLVADGTQLAADKINRVLISDPGLGVVRHADAGYDIAIRTAKEKGVHMPMLKG
- the hutI gene encoding imidazolonepropionase encodes the protein MTILIINANEIITLKSEVKGPRIKEAMSELAILKGVSVLLEGDRIARIAPLADIEAECPELVEQAQVIDATGKIVMPGLVDCHTHLVHGGTREHELNMRLSGLTYMEIMNAGGGIHYTTTKTREASYEKLYEKTYAHLNDFLRYGVTTVEAKSGYGLDWQTERKQLEVAKTLHKNHHVDIVSTFMGAHAVPKEYKDNEDAFVDLVVEEMLPKVAELGLAEFNDVFCEHGVFTPEQSRRILVAGKRLGLTPKIHADEIEPYEGAELAVEVGAISAEHLLVASDKGIKAMAKAGTIAVLLPGTAFFLRAPFARGRLMVDSGVPVAVSTDFNPGSSPTISVPFIQNLACMNMGMTMEEVLCATTINAAYAINRGDEIGSLEVGKKADILLLNVPNYKQLQYFYGMNHTDTVIKAGKVVVRGGILL
- a CDS encoding agmatinase family protein produces the protein MSDFLVKPATTWNRVEGQDLKVKDWIVPSWEVSAATWDVVITGVPLSRSSISASAASEFPEAFRRSWSLFSTYYFDEHVDFRSLRVADLGDVKMHGTDIVRCHANIEAAMVDVLKAHPDSCYVSIGGDHSITAPVIRALAMETGKRIGILQFDTHLDLRDVQEHGPSNGTPIRQLLDGGIVRGEDVYNIGLHGFYNAPTLIEAARHYGVNMISLKECRRNGATRQIADVMAALGEKVDFVYVTVDMDVLDIAYAPGVPASTPGGMRTDELFDLLFEVGKYDFVRAVDFVCIDPHRDTQAQTTVKAVTYAFLTMMVSRYIHL
- a CDS encoding response regulator transcription factor, with product MRTILVVDDDLHILELVRLHLVSWSYKVLTANSGKVALALMDESIDLAIVDMMMPELDGLQLTTELKSEWDLPVLMLTAKGELDDKREGFMVGVDDYVVKPFEPEELLFRVQAILRRYDKPTELKIEVGDLKIDRKTMQIVKGQMKLLLPLKEFELLAILGSRPGQVFERGYLMEQVWGFEYERDETLNTHIKRVRERLSALQSSVQIQTVRGVGYRLEVKV
- a CDS encoding sensor histidine kinase, with the translated sequence MKIKSSLYIKYIVVALFIMLISSIIGFLATNMYYHRIVKEQNDLKNVSIVSEMADYITNHSELNLQEHLTMLGDMGYQIYIVSENGDSSFYGGDFRLKELDNQIIEGVLAGEIFHGMRDYPRQLFITGFFANDLQNTAGVSFSFKGVQYAMFIRPNISFLFSEAHILLGGVTVLVAIISLLAILVSAWYLVRPIKALIVGTTRIAAEDYDISIQVNRSDELGALAHSFNKMAKQLQVNEEIRKTFIRNVSHDFQSPLQNISGYASLLKNEKLDIASREHYASIIEIETLRLSSLTKQLLLLTSLDQSATHVKKQPVVLNEQIENAVMKYQWLLEKEEISIWLDLDDISVMGDETLLENVWENLLTNAVKYNKTGGEIRLSIKTKQDYVEIVFEDTGIGIAEEDLLHVFERFYRVDASRATKGTGLGLSIVKEIVTLHHGDVQITSRLGQGTKVMVMLPNSPPVV
- a CDS encoding rhodanese-like domain-containing protein is translated as MKNLIIALSLLLFLTGCAQSEEAFQTISLSEIENYVEQGYIVLDVREPSEFDAGHIPNAQNKPLSSLTTTDFTELDQEQPYLVICQSGNRSQQASALLFSNDYKVVNVSEGMSTWTGELSFN
- a CDS encoding metal-sensitive transcriptional regulator, which produces MNYDAKVTNRLKRIEGQLRAVLRMMEEDKDCKEVITQLSAIRSGVDRTIGVIVTDNLLECIKEADGDDQKMNQVVQEAINLVVKSR
- a CDS encoding DsrE/DsrF/DrsH-like family protein, translated to MEKKRTTIVLFSGDYDKAMAAYIIANGAAAYDHEVTIFHTFWGINALRKQEQVQVKKGFLEKMFGKMMPRGAEQLGLSKMQMMGMGPKMIKHVMNKHNALTLTQLIEMAQEQEIKLVSCTMTMDLLGLQQEELLDGVEYAGVAAYLADAENGNVNLFI
- a CDS encoding rhodanese-like domain-containing protein encodes the protein METAIVIALVAAFIIWRMKPSKGVNPISTAQLKNVLNDKDKVFVDVRTPGEFKGRNIKQFKNIPLGSDFSKLPKDKEIVVICQSGMRSSQACKQLKKLGYEKVTNVRGGMSAY
- a CDS encoding rhodanese-like domain-containing protein — its product is MKEVSTTEVQQRLENGEQLNLIDVREVAEVQAGHIPGITNIPLGLIEFRLHELDKNKPYTMVCRSGGRSGQATAFLQSQGFDATNMVGGMLAWEGDVQ
- a CDS encoding sulfurtransferase TusA family protein, with the translated sequence MLQSDVQLDAKGLACPMPIVKTKKAMNDLADGQILEVQATDKGSKADLAAWASTVGHQYIGTTEDGNVLYHYIRKCANDTHAEKVFEQTIANEEIAERLAKGGLLLDVREAAEFAFGHIEGAKSIPMGDLDARLAELNKEQEIYVVCRTGNRSDLAAQKLANAGFTNIYNVLPGMTAWSGELTKHV
- a CDS encoding DsrE/DsrF/DrsH-like family protein, with translation MSNKVAIIASNGGVFDAYKVFNIATAAAASEKEVAIFFTFEGLNLIHKQAMQALPMPEGKEFMAEGFAKANVPAIPQLVEMAQELGVKFIGCQMTMDVMGLTTEDFVDGIEVGGAVTFLEFAKDAAPTLTF